One Oligoflexus sp. genomic region harbors:
- a CDS encoding nuclear transport factor 2 family protein — MSKTPKEIWEIQHNLVLNFDVDQHAELFAEDGVWEFPRAPQGSKVKLEGRDAIREWVIENAKSSQEAGHRVLGYEEIVIHETSDPSVIVVEFDLHGEVTHTGERFRRSYVQVLRVRDGKIVSLRDYFN; from the coding sequence ATGAGCAAGACTCCAAAAGAAATCTGGGAAATCCAACACAATCTCGTTTTGAATTTCGATGTGGATCAGCACGCCGAACTTTTTGCAGAAGACGGCGTGTGGGAATTTCCCAGGGCGCCTCAGGGCAGCAAAGTGAAACTTGAAGGACGCGATGCTATCCGTGAATGGGTGATTGAAAATGCAAAAAGCTCCCAGGAAGCCGGGCATCGCGTGCTGGGATATGAAGAAATCGTCATTCATGAAACTTCTGATCCCAGTGTGATCGTCGTTGAATTCGATCTGCACGGAGAAGTCACGCATACCGGGGAAAGGTTTCGTCGCTCGTATGTTCAGGTTCTACGCGTACGGGATGGCAAAATCGTATCCCTCCGTGATTATTTCAACTGA
- a CDS encoding VOC family protein: MGSKIFVNLAVKDLPRSIAFWKSLGYGFNAQFTDDTAACLVFGDDAYAMLLTHAKFKEFSPNPVCDTARNTEVLVALSCESKADVMEKTKKALAAGAHRYSEPKDFGFMYQDSFQDLDGHVWELFYMDEAAIPK; this comes from the coding sequence ATGGGATCAAAAATTTTCGTCAACCTTGCCGTCAAAGATCTGCCGCGTTCCATCGCCTTCTGGAAAAGCCTGGGATATGGTTTCAATGCACAGTTTACCGATGACACCGCAGCTTGCCTCGTCTTCGGTGATGATGCCTATGCCATGCTCCTGACTCATGCCAAGTTCAAGGAGTTCTCACCGAACCCCGTGTGCGATACCGCAAGGAACACCGAAGTTCTGGTGGCACTTTCCTGTGAAAGCAAGGCGGACGTTATGGAAAAGACGAAGAAGGCCCTGGCGGCCGGAGCCCATCGTTACTCCGAGCCCAAGGATTTTGGTTTCATGTATCAGGATAGTTTCCAGGACCTGGATGGTCACGTGTGGGAACTCTTTTACATGGATGAAGCCGCTATTCCGAAATAA